The sequence TGTTTACTCTCCGCCATTATTTGAAGTTAACATTTTTACTTTCTTGCTAATCAAATTCTTTATAAATGTCCTTAACTCATAAAAATTCTGtggaaaaataatatatatatatatatttctactaAGCATATCTAGAATAATCATCTCTAAAGGAGACATATTGTAGGACTGACTGACTAGTAGATCGCACATTCACAAACATTAATGTATTTCACTTTCCAAACATAGAATGCTTACAAAACTCTGAACCAACAAAATGATAAAAAACTTTTACCATATTTTTACTTCCGAAAGTTTCCAAACCTTTTTCTACTATATGACCCAAACTAATCTCACAACATTGATTAAACTGCACAATGTTGATACATACAGCTTAGAGTGTGTTCCATGTCACCATCTCCCTGATTGGGATCTATTGGAATCCTAGAGGATGGAGCAATCTTAAGGATCAGGACCCTATCCCAATGCTTGTTGAATAGTTCTTGCTGCTTAGTTTGCTTTACGGTTTGCTTTATTTTAAGTCATGGCAAATTTTTCTTCCTCTTTTGGAGTCATTTTTTAGTTGATACTTCGTCACCCAGCTGCGTGTTACTTTTACATGACCGGCAACTTCCCGATTTAATTTTGGGATGTGAATCCATGCCTCCCACTAATTTTTAGGATTGATTGTATGTTTAAATTTCAGTTTTTATATATGGCtttaattcattaaaaaataaGAATTGATAGTTTGACAATTAAAATTCCACAAGTTTTCATGAAAATTTTGCTTCAGATTTCACACTTGTAATTGATCTCGTCTTACTTCTTTGTTTGAACTTGATTCTTGAACTGCATGATGGCATTAGGTTTGTGTATCAGTTCCTTCTGCATACAATGGCTTAATTAAGGACAATAAGATCAAAAAACTACACCAGGTTAAGAATTGAAGTGATGTAAACCTCACTCTAGATTAAGAATTGAAATGATCTAAACACCGCTCCATGTTAAGAACTGAAATAATGTAAAATTTATCTTGCAATGCCTGGTCAAATTTACTTAACAAAATCTTCAAGGCAGATTTCCTATAAAACAGAAACCAAACTCTTCCAAGTAATGACTTGAAGTCACTGTTACTTGCTAATCTTTATACAAGGATGCTCGAGAACATGAGAAATAATATACCATTGGCATGCATGCGACATATGGAATTTGTAAGAATTCTTATAACTAGAGTTAAATAAATGTACATTTTACAGTGTACTTCCTGTTTTATCTATAGGGTTTTAATTAATACTTGGACAAAATGGAAATACTTTCCCAAACCACTGCTTGAAGTCTTGTACGCTCAATCCTGCAGTTATATCGACCAGCTAATGGGTGCAAATGGCAGAGTAAATAAAATGGAAACACTGACACAAAACACCTCATGGCATAGGTTAATAGAAATACCATTATATTGTAACAAGCATTAAACTAAGTTGCTTCCATTAGATAAAAACTAATAGATCCACATATGGATAATAACATTGATAACATCTTGCCTTAACACTGATGACGAGTTGCCtagaaaaacaaaataatgaaTACAAAAGCTGACAGTCATCTTCCTTCTTATGCACAAAACACCCTGCACTAGAAACATCAATCTCTAAAAAGAAATATAAAAGCTTTGAACACAAAAGCTACCAAATGAAGTGGAGGAAACCATAGAAGCAAATATCTTTCTTGGGAATTTGTCAGCTAAACAAAAGACACAGATCTTTCGTTTATTGGGATAAAATCAGTGGACTAGGGTTaggcaaaatcagaaaaaaaaaatccCAACCCTAGGTTCGTTCAactgaaatttttttatttcaaatatgaaaaaattgcattttaTTAATATGCAATTGACCTAAGAACAGAAGAAAGACATTgacttgctaaattcaatttcttgtgatttttttgacaatttttcagcAGACGTGACAATGAAAGATTAATCAGGAAAATTGCAATAAATTAAATATGCTTCTATGGACAGCACCTGGCCCAGCAAACTAAACTCCACCCCGCAAACAGTTGTGAGGTACAAAGAAACCTTATGATAGCACTATCGAAGAACAATAATTGTGTTCACCAATACAAGTCACCTGAATCCCGATTGCTGCTATCACACTGCTAGCTCACAAAGTGATTTCTGTTCACCAAGTAGAAAGCTGATCCACTATACTTGATATCTGTCTACTCAAGTTTTATATCAATTCCAATATCATTTTCCAAAATTATTATCCAGACAATAGTAAACCCTAAATGCATTTCTAGATGTACAAATTTCAGCTTAATAGCTCCACTTTCAGCTATTTTTTATTCTAAACTGCAAATTGGCTGCTACATCAATTGGCTATAGACTTCTTGCTGTAATCAGGAATCAGTATACTTTCTtcaaataaaattgagcataatatAACCTTGTACAGGATGAGCGAATGAGTACATAATGGGACATATTGGAAAGAGTTTGGCAAAAAGAAATACAAATGTTCCAACAGAGATGTTTTTCTCATTGTAAGAACTTTAAAACTTAGGTTCTTATATTTTCACACCAATCACTATAATGTACTATCTAAAaaataaaggttttcttttcaCAATGTGCGATATATCCTGATATTCTCATTCACTCTTGTCACAGATGGCTCATTATTAAAAGTTTTCCACAGTGGTTCCAGATCTAAGAATATCATATGCATCTCTTGGTCTCGACTTTTTCACACCAGCAGTGAAATAAACCTTGCTAGATCGTGGACCATCAACTGAGACAGAGGTAACCTTGACCCAGATTATAACTTTGGTTTTCATTCCTTCAATATCTGTAAGTTTCCCTTTCTCTAGGAAACCTGTCACTGCTGTTGCATATCTTAATATAGAAGAATCTTTAAACCATACTTCACATATAGATGGAATAAAAACGGTGAGCTTGCCtgtctcttcatcaaattcataATTTGTAGCATCCTGTGGAAATAAACCTTTCGGAAGATCATATTCCTGTAAGAGATCAACTAATGGTTTCTGCATTTTTCCTACAAAACAATGCCATCAAGTAATAAACATCAATGTGTCTACATTAACAGCAAATAGCTAAACTAACAGATCAGGTATTTTTAAGTCATTTCATAATTTGGTAATGAACCATTCCTAGTTGAAATTTTGCCAAACATCTCTCTTGAAATTCATTTTCTGGTGAAATTTCCCTTCAACAGAAGATGAATCATGAAACATAAATTTAATAAATCATAAATGTTGGATTCCAACAGCTCGAGAGTTTACAGATTTAAATTTATTACAAGAATATCGTATCTATAAGGCTCTGCGCATATATTGTTTACAGCATGCAAGGTTAATCATATACTTTCAATACACCTCTTGGATGCCTGTAGTTGTATACATGTGCCACCAACTTGATATTGTAGTGATTTATTTGGAGTCAATTTGATGACGAAAATAATCATGGATTTAATGATATTATAAATTACTCTTCATTGAAATCATTGCCCATACTCATGTCAGGATCCTTTACTCCTATTCCACATCCATGTTTCCAGATGCTCCCAaacataaattaataaatcataaaTGTAGGATTCCAACAG is a genomic window of Cryptomeria japonica chromosome 7, Sugi_1.0, whole genome shotgun sequence containing:
- the LOC131071179 gene encoding uncharacterized protein At5g01610; the encoded protein is MDQIMAKLGGYWLSQRANKEISSFGDDVNSVSSSVEGGTKWLINKLKGKMQKPLVDLLQEYDLPKGLFPQDATNYEFDEETGKLTVFIPSICEVWFKDSSILRYATAVTGFLEKGKLTDIEGMKTKVIIWVKVTSVSVDGPRSSKVYFTAGVKKSRPRDAYDILRSGTTVENF